One window of Quercus robur chromosome 12, dhQueRobu3.1, whole genome shotgun sequence genomic DNA carries:
- the LOC126709567 gene encoding uncharacterized protein LOC126709567, protein MAGNATASSLNCHVKQGPLLEPLAIIGIGGTLAVGLIFTLIMSFLWWKMKNQPEPEEHNAELPHDHQPHAPMPELPQREFHADEAATDCPVCLEEFVEGESLVELPTCLHAFHPACIETWLTRNHASCPVCRLHIELQVDNVV, encoded by the coding sequence ATGGCTGGCAATGCAACGGCTAGTAGCTTGAATTGCCATGTGAAGCAAGGGCCTCTCTTAGAGCCCCTTGCGATTATCGGGATAGGAGGAACACTAGCCGTTGGTCTCATCTTTACCTTGATTATGTCCTTTCTTTGGTGGAAGATGAAGAACCAACCAGAACCGGAAGAACACAATGCGGAGCTTCCTCATGATCATCAGCCGCATGCTCCTATGCCGGAACTACCACAAAGAGAATTCCATGCCGATGAAGCCGCCACGGACTGCCCTGTCTGCCTTGAGGAGTTTGTTGAGGGTGAGAGCCTTGTTGAGCTTCCTACATGTCTTCATGCTTTCCATCCTGCATGTATTGAGACATGGTTGACTCGGAACCATGCTTCTTGTCCTGTTTGTAGACTCCACATAGAGCTTCAAGTTGACAATGTTGTCTAA
- the LOC126709754 gene encoding uncharacterized protein LOC126709754 yields the protein MALNINNSNNKPKKSISFSQSNLCTILFFIVLFTIPALFLLHTPTTSICTTFANHVKPWSGDLRAAQFAWNRLLFLQYPDQPPPIALKIAVFSRKWPIGTTPGGMERHAHTLHTALARRGHQVHVFTSPSQLGMISTTSSPYIHCHEGEPGRWRYNKAWEQFMEENKREPFDVVHSESVALPHYIARQLPNLAVSWHGIALESLQSDIFQDLARRPNEPISPAFNNTLQGVVPKVLNEIRFFKSYAHHVAISDSCGEMLRDVYQIPNKRVHVILNGVDEDEFGKDLSLGLEFKSRIGVPGNASLVLGVAGRLVKDKGHPLLYEAFTKLISKHPDVYLIVAGSGPWEQRYKDLGPQVLVLGSMSPSQLKAFYNAIDIFVNPTLRPQGLDLTLMEAMMSGKPVMASRFPSIKGTIVVDDEFGYMFAPNVESLLEALEAVVEEGSERLAQRGQACREYATSMFTARKMALAYERLFLCIKNESFCTYP from the coding sequence ATGGCTCTCAACATTAACAATAGCAACAACAAACCCAAGAAATCCATTTCCTTTTCCCAATCCAATCTATGTACCATCCTTTTCTTCATAGTTCTCTTCACCATCCCAGCcctttttctcctccacacacctACCACATCCATATGCACAACCTTTGCCAACCATGTCAAGCCTTGGTCGGGTGATCTTCGAGCAGCCCAATTTGCTTGGAACCGTCTTCTCTTCCTCCAATACCCTGACCAACCCCCACCTATTGCTCTCAAGATTGCTGTATTCTCACGAAAATGGCCTATTGGTACAACACCGGGAGGCATGGAACGCCACGCACATACTCTACACACCGCTCTAGCACGCCGCGGCCATCAAGTTCATGTCTTCACCTCTCCTAGTCAACTTGGAATGATTAGTACAACATCTTCACCATATATCCATTGCCATGAAGGCGAACCAGGGCGTTGGCGATATAACAAAGCTTGGGAGCAATTTATGGAGGAGAACAAACGTGAACCCTTTGATGTGGTTCACTCGGAAAGTGTAGCACTTCCTCACTATATTGCAAGACAACTTCCAAACCTTGCTGTGTCATGGCATGGCATAGCACTTGAGAGCTTACAATCTGATATTTTCCAAGATTTGGCTCGAAGACCAAACGAGCCCATATCTCCAGCTTTCAACAATACTTTACAAGGGGTAGTCCCAAAGGTATTAAATGAAATAAGGTTCTTCAAGAGCTACGCACATCATGTTGCTATAAGTGATAGTTGTGGGGAAATGCTTAGGGATGTGTATCAAATTCCTAATAAGAGAGTCCATGTGATTCTCAATGGTGTTGATGAGGATGAGTTTGGAAAAGATTTGAGCTTAGGCCTTGAGTTCAAGTCTAGAATTGGTGTCCCTGGTAATGCAAGTTTAGTACTTGGTGTGGCTGGAAGATTGGTAAAAGACAAAGGTCATCCACTACTCTATGAAGCATTCACCAAACTGATTTCAAAGCACCCTGATGTGTATTTGATTGTTGCTGGGTCAGGACCATGGGAGCAAAGGTACAAAGATTTGGGGCCTCAAGTTCTGGTTTTGGGCTCTATGAGTCCATCACAATTGAAGGCTTTCTATAATGCCATTGATATATTTGTAAATCCGACACTTAGGCCTCAAGGGCTTGATCTAACTCTTATGGAGGCCATGATGAGTGGAAAGCCTGTAATGGCATCAAGGTTTCCTAGCATCAAAGGTACAATTGTTGTGGATGATGAATTTGGTTACATGTTTGCCCCAAATGTAGAGTCATTGTTAGAGGCACTTGAAGCAGTGGTGGAGGAAGGATCAGAGAGATTAGCACAGAGAGGACAGGCATGTCGTGAATATGCAACTTCCATGTTTACTGCACGAAAGATGGCATTGGCATATGAGAGGTTATTCCTTTGTATCAAAAACGAATCATTTTGTACCTATCCTTAG